A genomic stretch from Pochonia chlamydosporia 170 chromosome 4, whole genome shotgun sequence includes:
- a CDS encoding peptidyl-prolyl cis-trans isomerase, cyclophilin-type (similar to Metarhizium robertsii ARSEF 23 XP_007816885.1), whose translation MPPTQLPASGNPLVFFDITLGGEPLGRISFELFKDVVPKTAENFRQFCTGESKDSQAKPQGYKGSKFHRIIPNFMCQGGDFLKGDGTGSTCIWGLKAFEDENFNLRHDQPGLLSMANAGPNSNGSQFFITTVPTPFLDGKHVVFGKVVEGMDVVRKMEHTKTGYKGKDVPNMDVVISQCGEM comes from the exons ATGCCGCCGACACAGTTGCCCGCGTCGGGGAACCCCTT GGTCTTTTTCGACATCACCCTCGGAG GTGAACCCCTCGGCCGCATCTCATTCGAGCTCTTCAAAGATGTAGTTCCCAAAACCGCCGAAAACTTTCGCCAATTCTGCACGGGCGAATCCAAAGACAGCCAGGCCAAGCCCCAAGGCTACAAGGGCTCCAAGTTCCACCGCATT ATCCCCAACTTCATGTGCCAGGGGGGCGATTTCCTCAAAGGCGACGGCACAGGATCGACCTGTATATGGGGCCTCAAGGCGTTTGAGGATGAGAACTTCAACTTGAGGCACGACCAGCCTGGTCTGCTGTCAATGGCT AACGCTGGTCCTAATTCCAACGGCTCACAATTCTTTATAACGACTGTCCCGACGCCGTTTTTGGATGGGAAGCACGTTGTTTTTGGAAAGGTCGTGGAGGGGATGGACGtggtgaggaagatggaGCATACGAAGACGGGGTATAAGGGGAAGGATGTGCCGAATATGGATGTTGTTATTTCTCAGTGCGGAGAGATGTAG
- a CDS encoding ring-8 protein (similar to Metarhizium acridum CQMa 102 XP_007812577.1), which yields MTVLNQILGEAALLVARQAASTAPSSTPTPTPSTTTSATPGPTTSNSSKGNDNSNNGGSSSPLLFFVALGFGVVFTNLWIIVGVKYCFRYNARNRARMTNEDGEPITLETVHRPRRRREKKLMTMDEVNEKFPMMKYKTWVSERAREGLPTAGGVSVPPSRANSIRDADGILPEIAIVKSRISTEAHPVDDTKTATAADSANDEKTVKPASEQTGETGQTSNSQEDRPVPLRRMSTEDEDDDEHIDAALPPECLAAPGDSCAICIDTLEDDDDVRGLTCGHAFHAVCVDPWLTSRRACCPLCKADYYTPKPRPNQDGDANGNNGTSLDPRNNSRLNLPGGLRSAWFRSNTGSSRNTPSFMRGGRDGRSQGRSRTQTNPQETGTTTTSTPAQSNNGGMLSSIRSALPFGRRRNEQRTTATETVTPAQLESGTRTAGTQ from the exons ATGACCGTTCTCAACCAAATACTGGGCGAGGCCGCCCTTCTTGTTGCGAGACAAGCGGCATCGACAGCGCCGtcgtcaacgccaacaccgACCccgtcaacaacaacaagcgCCACTCCTGGTCCCACGACCTCAAATTCTAGCAAAGGTAACGATAATTCGAACAATGGGGGATCCAGCTCGCCCTTGTTGTTTTTCGTTGCTCTCGGTTTTGGCGTCGTCTTCACAAATCTCTG GATTATCGTAGGTGTCAAATACTGCTTCCGATACAACGCCCGCAACAGAGCAAGAATGAcaaatgaagatggcgaacCCATCACTCTCGAGACCGTCCATCGACCACGCAGGCGTCgcgagaagaagttgatgacCATGGATGAGGTGAATGAGAAGTTCCCGATGATGAAATACAAAACGTGGGTGTCGGAGCGAGCCAGAGAGGGTTTGCCGACCGCTGGAGGCGTTTCTGTCCCCCCAAGTCGAGCGAACAGTATCCGTGATGCTGATGGAATTCTGCCCGAAATTGCCATCGTCAAGAGCCGCATCTCAACTGAAGCCCATCCTGTGGATGATACCAAGACTGCCACCGCTGCCGACTCTGCAAACGACGAGAAGACCGTTAAGCCTGCTTCAGAACAAACCGGTGAAACCGGACAAACGTCAAACTCACAAGAGGATCGACCTGTGCCACTCCGCAGAATGTCAactgaagatgaagacgatgatgagcATATCGACGCCGCCTTGCCTCCTGAGTGCCTGGCCGCGCCTGGGGATTCATGCGCTATTTGTATCGATACCcttgaagacgacgacgatgttCGCGGGTTGACATGTGGCCACGCTTTCCACGCTGTTTGTGTCGATCCCTGGCTGACAAGCAGGCGGGCTTGCTGCCCTCTCTGCAAAGCCGACTACTACACGCCTAAGCCGCGGCCGAATcaggatggcgatgccaatggcaacaatgGTACCAGCCTGGACCCTCGCAACAACAGTCGTCTGAACCTTCCTGGCGGTCTTCGATCTGCTTGGTTCCGCAGCAACACTGGATCATCTCGGAACACGCCTTCATTCATGCGTGGAGGTCGGGATGGCAGATCACAAGGTCGATCTCGAACACAAACAAACCCACAAGAGACTGGCACGACGACAACTTCAACGCCAGCCCAGTCTAACAATGGTGGCATGTTGTCGTCGATTCGTTCTGCCTTGCCATTCGGTCGTCGACGGAATGAGCAACGGACAACGGCAACGGAAACCGTTACACCTGCGCAGCTAGAGTCCGGCACTCGCACGGCAGGCACTCAATGA